TGGACCGCCGTGTTGTGGACGTCCGGTTCGACGACGACGCGCTCCGTCGCGGGGTCCGCGAAGAGGGCGGACATGACCGTGGTGATCACCGCGCGGGTGAAGCCGCTCAGCGGGGATTCGGTCGGCGCGACCAGGAAGTGCATGCCGACGTCACCGGGCTGGGGGTCGTACAGGCCGACCAGTTCGAGCTTCGACGGGTCGTAGCTCTCCATCAGGAAGGCCGGGCGGCCCTCGTGGAGGCCGATGAACGCCTGGTGGTGCTCGGCCGCGGTGATGCGCATGTACTCGCGCTCGACGTCCGGGAGGGAGGCGTCCTGCATCATCCAGAACGAGGCCTTCGGGTGCGTGACCCAGCCGTGCAGGAGCTCCGCGTCCGCGAAGGGGTCCAGGGGGCGGATGGCGAAGGTGCCGAGGACCGGGTCCGTGCGGGTGAAGAGGGTGTCCGTGGTGGTGCTC
This genomic window from Streptomyces sp. NBC_01351 contains:
- a CDS encoding GNAT family N-acetyltransferase codes for the protein MSTTTDTLFTRTDPVLGTFAIRPLDPFADAELLHGWVTHPKASFWMMQDASLPDVEREYMRITAAEHHQAFIGLHEGRPAFLMESYDPSKLELVGLYDPQPGDVGMHFLVAPTESPLSGFTRAVITTVMSALFADPATERVVVEPDVHNTAVHALNEAVGFVPDGPIQKPEKEALLSFCTRAQFEAATI